TTTTCTTGAGGAACTGCAGCAAAAACTCTCTGCGATTGAAAATGCGCAAACTTATCAGAAAAATTTAGAAGAAGAACTTCTCCTCTGTGAAAAGAAATATCATCAATCAGCAGATAGACTTACAGAATCACGCCTCAAAAGTGCAATTTCCCTAACGAAAACCGTTAATAAAGAACTGCCTGCGCTCAAACTTGAAAGCGCCTTTTTTGAGGTTAAACTCTCTGCATTACAACCAAAAAAATGGGGTTCTCACGGCAAAGATTCTATTGTTTTTACGGTCGCTCCTAACCCTGGTCTTCCCGCAGCACCACTTGGAAAAGGGGCTTCTGGCGGTGAGCTTTCAAGATTATTATTGGCGTTACATGTAACCCTTGCCGAAAAGGAATCAACAGGATGTCTCATTTTTGATGAGGTTGATTCTGGTGCTGGCGGTCCAACAGCAGCAGCCATTGGGAGCCGTTTGTATCGTATCGGTCAAAAAAGACAAACATTGGCTGTAACGCATAGTCCACAAGTTGCCGCTTGCGGGGATTTTCACTATCGCATCACCAAAACACCAAAATATGGTTCAACCATAACAGAAATTTCCCCTCTTTCCTCAGAAGAAAGGCTAGAAGAAATTGCCCGCATGCTAGCGGGGGCAACAATTACCACCTCTGCCCGTGAAGCGGCAAAAAGTCTCCTAAGCGGATCTCAATCATCATGACCTATAAAAAACCTGATCCCTTCATTGTACAGCAATATCAAAACCTTGAAGAAAAAATTCATCGTTGGAATCAAAAATACTATCAGGAAGATGCACCGGAAGTTTCTGATGCAGAATATGACAAAAAACGCAGGGAGCTTGTTGCTTTAGAAGAAAAATACCCTGCATTAAAAACAAAAGATGCTGTTACCGATCACATTGGTGCTGCACCGCAAAGCAGATTTCCAAAACATATCCATAAAGTGCAAATGCTTTCCCTCGGAAATGTCTTTAATGCAGGAGAATTTTTAGAATTTACAGAACGTGCACAGCGTTTTCTTGATTTAAGCTCTGATGATATAGCTAATTTAAGCCTTGTAGCTGAGCCAAAAATGGATGGTCTGTCGATCAGTATCACTTATGAAAAAGGTCTTCTTACCCGTGCGGCAACACGTGGAGACGGAACAACGGGAGAGGATGTCACAGCCAATATCCGTGTATCAAAAGTTGCGCCTGAAAAACTTCTTGCGCCAGCTCCTGACTTTTTAGAAATAAGGGGGGAAATTTATATGAAGAAATCTGATTTTCTTCACTTAAATGACCGACAAAAAGATCTCAAGAAAAATATTTTTGCCAATACGAGAAATGCTGCCGCAGGCTCTTTGCGCCAGCTTGATCCTGCAATAACAGCTTCTCGCCCTCTTTCTCTTTTCGCCTATGCTCTCGGAGAAGGACAAGAAAAAGCCAATATTTCAACACAGGCAGAACTGCTTACAAAATTGCAAGCTTGGGGTTTTTTAACAAATCCCCTTTCTAAAATCTTAACAAATCCTAAAGAAGCCGAGGATTATGTTAAAGATCTCTCGGACATGCGCCCTGATTTAGATTACGATATTGACGGTATTGTTTTTAAGATCAATGACCTTCAACTTCAAAAAAGATTAGGCTTTTCAGGTAGAGTGCCGCGCTGGGCAACCGCTTGGAAATTCCCGGCTGAACAATCCGTCACGAGAATAAAAAATATTGAGATCCAAGTGGGACGAACGGGCGCCCTGACACCTGTTGCGAATTTAGAACCTGTTAATGTCGGCGGTGTTATCGTCAGCCGGGCAACACTCCATAATGAAGATGAAATTAAACGCCTTGATGTCCGTGATGGAGATCTTGTTTTAATTCAGCGTGCCGGTGATGTCATTCCACAAATTCTTTCTCGGATTGAAAACAAAACAGCAAAACCTGAAATACGTTCCAATCCCTTTGAATTTCCAAGAACTTGTCCTATTTGTCAGGCTCATACCCAGCGAGAAGAAGGAGAATCCGTTTGGCGCTGCATGGGCGGCCTCACCTGCCAAGCACAGGCAGAAGGCCGACTGGTTCATTTTGTTTCACGTGATGCCTTTAATATTGATGGACTTGGCGAACAATCCATTAAGTTATTTTTTAAACTTGGCTATCTTGCAAAGCCAGACGATATTTTCCATTTAGAGGCCAAAAAAGACGAAATCTCTGCGCTTGAAGGCTGGGGAAAACAATCTGTTGAAAAATTACTCATAGCCATAAATGATCGACGTAAGATCCCTTTGAAACGCTTTATTTATGCGCTTGGTATTCGTCAAATCGGTCAACATAATGCCGCTATCTTAGCGGGACATTATGAGACCTATGAAAATTGGAA
The sequence above is drawn from the Acetobacteraceae bacterium genome and encodes:
- the ligA gene encoding NAD-dependent DNA ligase LigA gives rise to the protein MTYKKPDPFIVQQYQNLEEKIHRWNQKYYQEDAPEVSDAEYDKKRRELVALEEKYPALKTKDAVTDHIGAAPQSRFPKHIHKVQMLSLGNVFNAGEFLEFTERAQRFLDLSSDDIANLSLVAEPKMDGLSISITYEKGLLTRAATRGDGTTGEDVTANIRVSKVAPEKLLAPAPDFLEIRGEIYMKKSDFLHLNDRQKDLKKNIFANTRNAAAGSLRQLDPAITASRPLSLFAYALGEGQEKANISTQAELLTKLQAWGFLTNPLSKILTNPKEAEDYVKDLSDMRPDLDYDIDGIVFKINDLQLQKRLGFSGRVPRWATAWKFPAEQSVTRIKNIEIQVGRTGALTPVANLEPVNVGGVIVSRATLHNEDEIKRLDVRDGDLVLIQRAGDVIPQILSRIENKTAKPEIRSNPFEFPRTCPICQAHTQREEGESVWRCMGGLTCQAQAEGRLVHFVSRDAFNIDGLGEQSIKLFFKLGYLAKPDDIFHLEAKKDEISALEGWGKQSVEKLLIAINDRRKIPLKRFIYALGIRQIGQHNAAILAGHYETYENWKKSMLKAVDSTAPEHQELQSILGIGPLNAEALIEFFSEAHNHSVLQGLENAIEITSEEAQSDLGALSGKSIVFTGSLQTMTRSEAKNTAQRLGARVSDSVTSKTSLVILGEKAGSKETKARKLGIKLLSEEEWLIFLKTEDLTLLETKTHS